The following are encoded in a window of Fusarium falciforme chromosome 11, complete sequence genomic DNA:
- a CDS encoding F-box domain-containing protein: MVIFLPDEIWMQIFLHFNVVLQDNYRDLEPLKTLTALSLVCRRFHHLVQTPLYRTVVPWGLNEYYFGDHLLLATALASNPHLGFSTREISLANGNLSIEDNLMDLLGDRIGSLNMSSEFIDLLKRDIIFGRKGSGVASFLLALLPRLRLMELYFYKETSLTLPYLLGGWLSQNTGEPHTIANHLHNLQELRITAAQGQTCVYIDYFESILLDPNLGKLGLSGFDWTDGRIMDMEWSDYPCNLRQLNLDKCIVDASTMRDVLSRRKRLEDFTIVAGNYDIANYSLYGDWKGDLYEFGDVLRELGQNLVRFGLDTSAYQHNRNATGKIGSLQSLKALTHLSIARNDFVGAEDNPSAIPLAEALPTSIEVIDFKTDVIDYQMRQGVYGYEKLHDEMHGLALGGQFPSLREITLFRPGMPVQHGFEREVPGWDIEDTPWAVGSAFEYEYYTYMELCMKRRDDGSERVQNV, encoded by the coding sequence ATGGTTATCTTTCTCCCAGATGAGATCTGGATGCAGATCTTTTTACACTTCAATGTAGTCCTCCAGGACAATTACCGCGACCTTGAGCCCCTCAAAACTCTCACAGCACTGAGCCTTGTATGCCGACGATTTCATCATCTGGTTCAGACTCCACTATACCGAACAGTCGTACCCTGGGGACTAAACGAATACTACTTTGGCGATCATCTTCTCCTAGCTACAGCCCTTGCCAGCAACCCTCATCTTGGCTTTTCGACCCGGGAGATTTCCCTCGCCAATGGGAATCTATCAATAGAGGATAATCTCATGGATTTGCTTGGAGATCGAATTGGGTCGCTAAACATGTCCTCAGAGTTCATCGATCTGCTGAAACGCGACATCATCTTTGGACGAAAAGGATCTGGCGTTGCGAGCTTCCTCCTTGCGTTGTTGCCTCGTTTGCGATTGATGGAACTATATTTCTACAAAGAAACATCCTTGACGTTACCATACCTGCTGGGTGGATGGCTCAGCCAAAACACGGGCGAGCCACATACCATTGCAAACCATCTGCACAATCTACAAGAGCTTCGCATTACGGCCGCGCAGGGGCAGACCTGCGTATACATCGACTATTTCGAGTCAATCCTCCTTGATCCGAACCTTGGAAAGCTTGGACTATCCGGGTTCGACTGGACAGATGGCAGGATCATGGATATGGAATGGTCGGATTACCCGTGCAATTTGCGACAGCTGAATCTCGACAAGTGCATCGTGGATGCGTCAACCATGAGGGACGTCTTATCCCGCCGTAAAAGGCTTGAGGATTTTACCATCGTTGCCGGAAATTATGATATAGCCAACTATTCTCTCTACGGAGACTGGAAAGGGGACCTGTACGAGTTCGGAGACGTTCTTAGAGAGTTGGGTCAAAACTTGGTCAGGTTCGGGCTTGACACGTCCGCTTACCAACATAATCGTAATGCGACGGGCAAGATCGGGTCTCTTCAGAGCTTGAAAGCTCTCACGCATCTCTCAATCGCTAGGAACGACTTTGTTGGTGCGGAGGACAACCCGAGCGCAATCCCTCTGGCTGAGGCCTTGCCCACGTCAATTgaggttatagactttaagaCAGATGTAATCGATTACCAGATGAGACAGGGGGTATACGGCTATGAAAAGCTGCATGACGAGATGCACGGCTTGGCATTGGGTGGTCAATTCCCCAGCTTGCGTGAAATCACACTGTTTCGGCCTGGAATGCCTGTACAACATGGATTCGAGAGGGAGGTTCCTGGGTGGGATATTGAGGACACTCCCTGGGCTGTTGGTTCAGCATTTGAGTACGAGTATTACACATACATGGAGCTGTGTATGAAGCGAAGGGATGACGGATCTGAACGGGTGCAGAAtgtatag
- a CDS encoding Isochorismatase domain-containing protein, producing MSTTAFIILDLQQGIIPMIGDIDREGYLKLVAQTAQKAREAGVQVIHVRTAFRPGYEDLATRNKFMSGLSTIGEGMFTEGHVSSDFDPAVAPPAGSKDIVITKKRVSAFAGSDLDTVLRTLKIDTLVLAGVATSGAVLSTLRQAADLDFIITIVEDLCLDRDPEVHRVLTEKVFPRQATISSAKEWIESLN from the coding sequence ATGTCCACTACGGCCTTTATCATCTTGGACCTACAACAGGGCATCATCCCCATGATTGGGGATATTGATCGCGAGGGATATCTCAAACTCGTGGCGCAGACTGCCCAGAAAGCACGTGAAGCCGGAGTCCAAGTGATTCACGTCCGAACAGCCTTTCGACCAGGATATGAAGACCTTGCTACCAGGAACAAGTTCATGAGCGGCCTCTCCACCATTGGAGAGGGTATGTTTACCGAAGGCCACGTCTCATCGGACTTTGATCCAGCCGTCGCCCCTCCCGCTGGTTCGAAGGACATTGTAATCACCAAGAAGAGAGTCTCGGCCTTTGCTGGCTCTGACTTGGACACCGTCCTCAGGACTCTAAAGATCGATACCCTAGTGCTTGCGGGTGTAGCTACTAGCGGTGCAGTCTTGTCGACTCTGAGACAGGCTGCTGACTTGGACTTTATCATCACCATCGTGGAGGATCTGTGTCTGGATCGCGACCCAGAGGTGCACCGGGTGTTGACAGAAAAGGTGTTTCCGAGACAGGCGACTATTTCTTCGGCCAAGGAATGGATCGAGTCACTGAACTAG
- a CDS encoding MFS domain-containing protein, translating into MSVDAAEKQRQSLDPASKQCETINNDELYNIDPEQAKKVVRKLDCVIMPLMALVYFFQYLDKQSINQAAIFGLRDDLHLTGEQFSWAVSLFYLGQLCSEYPAAYLLSRLPITLYVGCTIVVWGGVNMAMAACQTFQGLAAARFFLGFTEGTVSPAFIIITSNWYVKREHPIRVATWVSMNGVSQIIGALMMYGIGQSNISLAPWRTLFIICGGLTSLVGVLFIFMMPRDTSTAWFLNESEREIATQRLAVDRATRDRAEFNKKQVKEALLSPMTWIYMMMGLCITLTTPIMKFSASVINGFGYSKLHTMLVGMPAGACNTATVWIGALVPRMFPGTRTYTAIGLCFVPLLGAVLLMSLPREGAEWGIVVSTWLGGCSSALLSSSASIIASNVKGNTKKSVVSVAFFIAYCVGCIVSPFAWTSKDAPRYTKGCILSLSSMIGLIITYIVFAIVVKRKNASRDAKAADGQVQYVVEGLGGSQQAGVSTDSDLTDVQDKGFRYTI; encoded by the exons ATGTCCGTCGACGCTGCCGAAAAGCAGAGGCAGAGCCTTGATCCTGCTTCCAAGCAGTGCGAAACCATCAACAATGATGAGCTTTACAACATCGACCCCGaacaggccaagaaggttgTTCGGAAGTTGGACTGCGTCATTATGCCTCTGATGGCCCTTGTCTACTTCTTTCAGT ATCTCGACAAACAGTCCATCAACCAGGCCGCCATCTTTGGACTCCGCGACGACCTCCACCTCACCGGAGAGCAATTCTCCTGGGCCGTCTCCCTCTTCTACCTCGGCCAGCTCTGCTCAGAATACCCTGCGGCTTACCTTCTCTCGCGACTACCGATTACCCTCTATGTGGGCTGCACTATCGTCGTCTGGGGTGGCGtcaacatggccatggctgcgtGTCAGACCTTCCAGGGACTAGCAGCGGCGAGGTTCTTTCTGGGGTTTACTGAGG GAACCGTTTCTCccgccttcatcatcatcacatcgAACTGGTACGTGAAGAGGGAGCACCCAATCCGCGTGGCGACATGGGTCTCCATGAACGGTGTCTCCCAGATCATCGGCGCCCTTATGATGTACGGAATCGGACAGTCCAACATTTCTCTTGCTCCGTGGCGCACGTTGTTCATCATCTGCGGTGGCTTGACATCCTTGGTGGGCGTCCTTTTTATCTTCATGATGCCGCGGGATACATCTACGGCCTGGTTCTTGAACGAGTCTGAGAGAGAGATTGCTACTCAAAGACTAGCTGTTGACCGAGCGACTCGCGATCGGGCCGAGTTTAACAAGaagcaggtcaaggaggcTCTGCTGTCGCCTATGACATGGATCTACATGATGATGGGTTTGTGCATCACCTTAACCACTCCCATCATGAAG TTCAGCGCCAGTGTCATCAACGGCTTCGGTTACAGCAAGCTCCATACAATGCTTGTCGGAATGCCAGCAGGAGCTTGCAACACGGCAACAGTCTGGATCGGTGCTCTCGTCCCACGAATGTTCCCCGGAACCCGAACCTACACCGCCATCGGCCTCTGCTTTGTCCCTCTTCTTGGCGCTGTCCTGCTCATGAGTCTTCCTCGTGAGGGCGCCGAATGGGGCATCGTCGTGTCCACTTGGCTTGGAGGTTGCTCGTCAGCACTGCTCAGTAGCTCAGCTAGCATCATTGCCAGCAACGTCAAGGGAAACACAAAGAAGAGCGTCGTATCTGTCGCATTTTTCATCGCTTATTGCGTAGGATGCATTGTCAGCCCTTTCGCCTGGACCTCAAAGGACGCACCCCGCTATACCAAAGGCTGTATCTTGAGCTTGTCATCCATGATTggtctcatcatcacctACATCGTATTTGCTATTGTTGTCAAGCGCAAGAACGCAAGTCGAGATGCCAAGGCGGCAGATGGGCAGGTTCAATATGTGGTCGAAGGCTTGGGAGGCAGTCAGCAGGCTGGTGTGTCGACCGACTCAGATCTCACCGATGTCCAGGATAAGGGCTTCAGGTACACCATCTAA
- a CDS encoding FAD-binding PCMH-type domain-containing protein → MIPRSTILASSLRHLRASRRIPSTSPKSLRRSLSQAARPENNGPSSSTHASKPQGISAFGVVASMAIAAAMGYGASTLSTSNDAAAAPILDERRLPQVNYASLKDMEKEIQSLFSDVDGIISTDSDDLLAHGYSEWSSVNVDTLPVAVAYPRSTEHVSGIARICHKWKVPIIPFSGGSSVEGHISAPFGGVSIDFAYMDSIVKLNKEDMDVVVQPSVCWTDLNHELAKQGTGLWFPIDPAPSAKIGGMIGTNCSGTNAVRYGTMRDWVINMTVVLADGSVVKTRRRPRKCSAGYNLNGLIVGSEGTLGIVTEATLKLAAVPDHFSVAVVPFDDLRGAVSAAADIIRRGVQVAAVELMDETQMRIVNEGGATRPRVWKETPTLFLKFSGTKGTVDDNINTVREIMKPYSPLAFEFARDEHEQKMLWSARKESLYSLLAMRQDGEEMWNTDVAVPLSRLADIIEDSKAHAASLGLKACVKGHIGDSNFHENITYNKADPQEAERAKMAVKTMVKRALEMEGTCTGEHGVGIGKKDALLQEVGQDTIQVMKLLKGVLDPYWIMNPGKVFNR, encoded by the exons ATGATACCACGATCAACCATCTTAGCATCCTCTTTGCGACATCTTCGAGCGTCTCGTCGCATCCCATCAACATCTCCCAAGTCCCTAAGACGGAGCTTGTCCCAAGCAGCTCGACCAGAGAACAATGGCCCAAGCTCGTCAACACATGCTAGCAAGCCTCAAGGCATTAGCGCCTTTGGGGTTGTCGCGTCGATGGCCATAGCTGCCGCTATGGGCTACGGCGCGTCAACACTAAGTACGAGCAACGACGCAGCAGCCGCTCCAATTCTGGACGAGCGCAGACTGCCACAAGTTAACTATGCTTCCTTGAAGGACATGGAAAAG GAGATCCAATCCCTGTTTAGCGACGTCGACGGCATCATCTCGACAGATTCAGACGACCTCCTCGCACACGGCTACTCGGAATGGTCTTCAGTAAACGTCGATACCCTACCAGTCGCTGTGGCCTATCCGCGAAGTACCGAACATGTCAGTGGTATTGCCCGCATCTGCCACAAGTGGAAGGTTCCCATCATCCCGTTTTCCGGAGGCAGCTCGGTTGAGGGACACATAAGCGCTCCCTTTGGAGGCGTAAGCATAGACTTTGCGTACATGGACAGCATCGTGAAGCTTAACAAGGAGGATATGGACGTTGTTGTGCAACCGAGTGTCTGCTGGACGGATCTGAACCATGAGCTTGCCAAGCAGGGAACAGGACTGTGGTTCCCGATTGATCCTG CTCCAAGTGCCAAGATCGGAGGCATGATTGGCACCAATTGTTCTGGCACCAACGCTGTTCGCTACGGAACCATGCGGGATTGGGTCATCAACATGACCGTGGTTCTCGCGGACGGCAGTGTCGTCAAGACTCGACGCCGTCCCCGCAAATGCAGCGCAGGATACAACCTGAACGGCCTCATCGTAGGATCTGAGGGTACTCTTGGCATCGTCACAGAAGCGACCCTCAAGCTCGCTGCTGTACCAGACCATTTCTCCGTGGCGGTGGTCCCTTTCGACGACTTGAGGGGCGCTGTTTCCGCCGCTGCCGACATTATCCGGAGAGGTGTTCAAGTAGCAGCTGTCGAGCTCATGGACGAAACACAGATGAGAATCGTCAACGAGGGCGGTGCAACACGACCACGCGTTTGGAAGGAGACGCCAACACTGTTTCTCAAGTTCTCGGGCACGAAAGGAACAGTTGACGATAACATCAACACGGTCCGCGAGATCATGAAGCCGTATAGTCCCCTTGCCTTCGAGTTCGCACGAGATGAGCATGAGCAGAAAATGCTGTGGTCGGCAAGGAAAGAGTCGCTCTACTCTCTCTTGGCGATGCGGCAGGATGGCGAAGAGATGT GGAACACCGATGTGGCCGTTCCGCTGAGCAGATTAGCCGACATCATCGAAGACAGTAAAGCCCACGCCGCTTCCCTAGGCCTGAAAGCCTGTGTCAAAGGACACATCGGCGACAGCAACTTTCACGAGAACATCACATACAACAAGGCGGACCCTCAAGAGGCTGAGAGGGCCAAGATGGCGGTAAAGACCATGGTCAAGCGCGCGCTCGAGATGGAAGGCACTTGCACAGGAGAGCACGGAGTTGGCATTGGGAAAAAGGATGCCCTGTTGCAAGAGGTTGGTCAAGACACTATCCAGGTCATG AAACTTTTGAAAGGAGTGTTGGATCCCTACTGGATTAT GAACCCAGGCAAAGTGTTCAACAGATAG